One region of Epilithonimonas zeae genomic DNA includes:
- a CDS encoding lysophospholipid acyltransferase family protein, with the protein MRTILVYAWRFWMVILGTVLTLIFFLPVYILSFRKEHYKYCYFFIRLWAIGMFYGMGFRYKKILKTKKKIDKDQPYVIISNHTSIMDVMLPCILFPNHPLCYVGKKEIEKIPIFGTVYKRVCVMVDRKSARSRADVYRRCAERMQDGQSVVIFPEGGVPDDTSVILDQFKDGAFILATKHQFPIAVFTFRGLKEMFPFDNKKGYPGVVKVFFNDILTPDATQKELKEKAFEEIRLSLIE; encoded by the coding sequence ATGAGAACAATTCTGGTCTATGCGTGGCGATTTTGGATGGTAATTTTGGGAACCGTTCTTACCTTAATCTTTTTTCTTCCTGTTTATATTTTATCTTTCCGAAAAGAACATTATAAATATTGTTACTTCTTTATCCGTCTTTGGGCGATTGGCATGTTTTATGGGATGGGTTTCCGTTATAAAAAAATTCTCAAGACCAAGAAAAAAATCGATAAAGATCAACCTTATGTTATCATCTCAAACCACACATCTATTATGGATGTGATGTTACCGTGCATTCTTTTCCCCAATCATCCGCTTTGTTATGTCGGAAAAAAGGAAATCGAGAAAATCCCGATTTTCGGAACGGTATACAAAAGAGTTTGTGTAATGGTGGATAGAAAAAGTGCCAGAAGTCGCGCCGATGTTTATCGAAGATGCGCCGAAAGAATGCAGGACGGACAAAGTGTTGTGATTTTTCCGGAAGGCGGTGTTCCAGATGATACAAGTGTAATTCTTGACCAGTTCAAAGATGGTGCTTTTATTTTGGCGACTAAACATCAATTCCCGATTGCGGTTTTCACTTTCCGAGGTTTGAAGGAAATGTTTCCTTTTGATAACAAAAAAGGTTATCCCGGAGTTGTGAAAGTTTTCTTCAATGACATCCTAACACCAGATGCTACACAAAAAGAATTAAAAGAAAAAGCATTTGAAGAAATCCGATTGTCTCTAATTGAGTAA
- a CDS encoding GtrA family protein has product MKQLILRHKQVLLFIIAGGLSAVVEIGSFKMLSVYLPKVFNWEYNLSGIKYPFSNILSTSCGIITNYFLSIWFVFERGKHSKRKEFAYFISVSVVSTFISLFLFQILYHFVFKDAIDLGIYVLSQEMMSKITSIVIVSLLNYSVKKKVIFNG; this is encoded by the coding sequence ATGAAACAATTAATTCTCCGTCATAAACAAGTTCTACTCTTCATCATCGCTGGTGGGCTAAGCGCGGTTGTAGAAATCGGCAGCTTCAAAATGCTAAGTGTTTACCTTCCAAAAGTCTTCAATTGGGAATATAATCTGTCCGGAATTAAATATCCGTTTAGTAATATCCTGTCCACAAGTTGCGGAATTATCACCAATTATTTTCTGAGCATTTGGTTTGTGTTTGAAAGAGGAAAACATTCTAAAAGGAAAGAGTTCGCTTATTTCATTTCCGTGTCAGTTGTTTCTACATTCATCAGTTTGTTTCTGTTCCAGATTTTATATCATTTTGTTTTCAAAGACGCTATAGATTTGGGAATCTACGTGCTTTCTCAAGAGATGATGAGTAAGATAACTTCTATCGTCATTGTATCTCTTCTTAATTATTCTGTAAAGAAAAAAGTAATTTTTAACGGATAA
- a CDS encoding MFS transporter, which translates to METQKTNWAQFIPLVTVFFFWGFVAASNDILIPVFKKAFDLTQGQSQLVSVAFYIAYTVGSIIYMLISLAIRKDLVNKIGYKNGLALGLAISALGTLLFYPAANLHSFPLMLSGLFIVALGFSLQQTVANPLAIALGPVKTGSQRLTLAGGINNLGTTIGPLIVSFAIFGSAASENTEMSIESVKIPYLVLGVAFLAVAILLKLSSLPEHPDTIEESVKDEGTVRSSALKYPQLLLGMLAIFIYVGVEVSTASNLPAYMESIVNSETGVLYTLQEISPYISLYWASLMIGRWTGAVEAFTDNMSLQKVLRFLAPYLAFGVFLLVNAIAKHDLTPFYVYGLIILVLIAADMASKGNPARMLLIFSALGIVATGIGMFTDGIISIYAFTSVGLFCSTLWPCIFTLAVSGLGRHTSQGSSFLIMMIMGGGIVSWLQGFVSESIGIQNSYIVGVLCFAYLAFYAWRVSGILKSQGISFDKKISGGH; encoded by the coding sequence ATGGAAACACAAAAAACCAACTGGGCACAGTTTATCCCGCTTGTTACCGTTTTCTTTTTCTGGGGATTTGTTGCTGCCAGTAACGACATCCTTATTCCAGTTTTCAAAAAAGCATTCGATTTGACCCAAGGTCAAAGTCAGCTTGTATCTGTCGCTTTTTATATCGCTTATACAGTTGGTTCCATCATTTATATGCTGATTTCATTAGCCATTCGTAAAGATTTGGTCAACAAAATTGGATATAAAAACGGTTTAGCTTTAGGTCTTGCAATTTCTGCCTTAGGAACATTACTGTTTTATCCGGCTGCCAATCTGCATTCGTTTCCATTGATGCTTTCCGGATTGTTTATTGTGGCCTTAGGATTTTCTTTACAGCAAACTGTTGCCAATCCATTAGCGATTGCGCTAGGTCCTGTAAAAACAGGTTCTCAAAGATTGACATTAGCAGGAGGAATCAACAATCTTGGGACGACAATTGGTCCATTGATTGTGAGTTTCGCTATTTTTGGTTCAGCCGCTTCTGAGAATACAGAAATGAGCATCGAAAGTGTAAAAATTCCTTATTTGGTTTTAGGTGTGGCATTCTTAGCCGTTGCAATTTTACTTAAATTATCATCTTTACCAGAACATCCAGACACTATCGAAGAATCTGTAAAAGATGAAGGAACTGTAAGAAGTTCTGCTTTGAAATATCCTCAGTTATTATTGGGAATGTTAGCGATTTTCATCTACGTTGGTGTAGAGGTTTCTACAGCAAGTAACCTACCTGCTTATATGGAATCTATTGTGAATTCTGAAACTGGCGTTCTTTATACTTTACAAGAAATCTCTCCTTACATTTCTCTTTATTGGGCAAGTTTGATGATTGGTCGTTGGACAGGAGCTGTTGAAGCTTTCACAGACAATATGAGTTTGCAAAAAGTATTAAGATTCTTAGCACCTTATTTAGCGTTCGGCGTTTTCCTTTTGGTTAACGCTATTGCAAAACACGATTTGACACCTTTCTATGTTTACGGATTAATTATCCTAGTATTGATTGCCGCAGATATGGCGAGTAAAGGAAATCCTGCAAGAATGCTTTTGATATTCTCAGCTTTAGGAATTGTAGCTACTGGAATTGGTATGTTTACAGATGGAATTATCAGTATTTATGCTTTTACAAGTGTTGGATTGTTCTGTAGTACGCTTTGGCCTTGTATCTTTACACTAGCAGTAAGCGGTTTAGGAAGACACACCAGCCAAGGAAGCAGCTTCCTGATTATGATGATTATGGGAGGAGGAATTGTAAGCTGGTTGCAAGGATTCGTTTCCGAAAGTATTGGTATCCAAAACAGTTATATTGTTGGAGTCTTATGTTTTGCTTATCTTGCATTCTATGCTTGGAGAGTCAGCGGAATTCTGAAAAGCCAAGGTATTAGTTTTGATAAAAAAATATCCGGTGGACACTAA
- a CDS encoding DUF3810 domain-containing protein: MDTKKNIFIKNKLWAIILVAQFSLFYILSKFEFATTFFSNLYEWKKDFHVQLFSGFGFSVGDVIYTIISLALVYSIIKLVRKKKSLILKRILIFVNVFYFLYQCFWGMLYFQPLVIKKLSNKEVKINDSDLKTLSLKYLELCKQTREKVSEDKNGVFTINNFDKIKYEILEQQKSLPNFINTKETVKILSVKSSLYNSFMNYTGILGYYNPFTAESQFNPNLPKTNIPFTLAHEMSHQLGYAREQEASFIAYLCAKNTKNADLQYSTQLYVLKSLLRALSRNLDNKDFVLKMISQYSEKMLRDRKNELEFYERNEGIISDFFGVTNDLFLKSNQQDGRVTYSYFINLLVMYETKKESY; the protein is encoded by the coding sequence GTGGACACTAAAAAAAATATCTTTATTAAAAATAAACTTTGGGCAATCATTTTGGTTGCCCAATTTTCGTTATTCTATATCCTATCGAAGTTTGAATTTGCTACAACATTTTTTTCGAATCTATATGAATGGAAAAAGGATTTTCACGTCCAATTATTTTCCGGATTCGGATTTTCTGTTGGCGATGTTATTTATACGATTATTTCGCTTGCCCTAGTTTATTCAATCATCAAATTAGTAAGAAAGAAAAAGAGTTTGATTTTAAAGAGAATATTGATTTTCGTAAATGTCTTTTATTTTTTATATCAATGTTTTTGGGGAATGCTATATTTCCAGCCTTTAGTTATAAAAAAACTTTCGAATAAAGAAGTGAAGATTAATGATTCTGATTTAAAAACTTTGAGTCTAAAATATCTTGAACTTTGCAAACAAACGAGAGAAAAAGTTTCCGAAGACAAAAACGGGGTTTTCACAATTAATAATTTTGATAAAATTAAATATGAAATTCTTGAGCAACAAAAGAGTTTACCAAATTTCATCAACACAAAAGAAACCGTTAAGATTCTATCTGTAAAATCAAGTCTTTACAATAGCTTTATGAATTACACTGGAATATTAGGCTATTACAATCCATTCACGGCAGAATCACAATTCAATCCCAATCTTCCTAAGACAAATATTCCTTTTACATTGGCGCACGAGATGTCTCATCAACTTGGTTATGCAAGAGAACAGGAAGCTAGTTTTATCGCTTATTTATGCGCAAAAAACACCAAAAATGCAGATTTACAATATAGCACCCAACTTTATGTTTTAAAAAGCTTACTACGAGCTTTGTCAAGGAATTTGGACAATAAAGATTTTGTTTTAAAAATGATTTCTCAGTATTCTGAAAAAATGCTCAGAGACAGAAAAAACGAATTAGAATTCTACGAAAGGAATGAAGGAATTATAAGTGACTTTTTTGGTGTAACCAATGATTTATTTTTGAAGTCGAATCAACAAGATGGAAGGGTGACTTATTCCTATTTTATCAATCTTTTGGTGATGTATGAAACAAAAAAAGAATCGTACTAG